From a region of the Spelaeicoccus albus genome:
- a CDS encoding thioesterase family protein: MTSAPTSYFSHLDSTTYRPTTLTGGAWTPTEQHISPMGGLIAHAVEKFVAARGDDGRQISRLSIDILGVLTLDDFDVSVDVVRPGKTVELLEVTVTSNGRAAVRARVWRLASADTSSVAGGEPDRLPAPETIEPWPLTSVWPGEYIQSLELRAVRDPEPGRATAWIASRAKLVDNERVSPLAEYLALIDTTNGIAVRQSPDEWLFPNLDLTIHLHRTPSGPWVGLDTSVVFGPEGVGLTSTVLHDVDGPVGRAEQSLTLRPRT; this comes from the coding sequence GTGACTTCCGCACCCACCAGCTACTTCTCCCACCTGGACTCGACGACGTATCGTCCCACCACGCTCACCGGCGGCGCGTGGACGCCGACCGAGCAGCACATCAGTCCAATGGGCGGGCTCATCGCGCACGCTGTTGAAAAGTTCGTTGCGGCCCGCGGTGACGACGGACGGCAAATCTCGCGCCTGAGCATCGACATCCTCGGTGTGCTCACCCTCGACGACTTCGACGTGAGCGTGGACGTCGTCCGGCCCGGCAAGACGGTTGAGCTGCTCGAGGTGACTGTGACGTCGAATGGCCGCGCCGCCGTCCGCGCGCGGGTATGGCGGCTCGCGTCGGCCGACACGTCGAGTGTTGCCGGCGGAGAACCGGACAGGCTGCCGGCGCCGGAGACCATCGAACCCTGGCCGCTGACATCGGTGTGGCCCGGCGAATACATCCAGTCGCTCGAGCTGCGCGCCGTCCGCGACCCCGAGCCGGGGCGCGCCACGGCGTGGATCGCCAGCAGGGCGAAATTGGTGGACAACGAGAGAGTCAGCCCACTGGCCGAGTACCTCGCCTTGATCGACACGACGAACGGTATTGCCGTGCGCCAATCGCCGGACGAATGGCTATTTCCGAATTTGGACCTGACCATCCACTTGCATCGGACGCCGTCCGGCCCCTGGGTGGGACTGGACACGTCGGTCGTGTTCGGCCCGGAAGGGGTCGGGCTGACGTCGACGGTGTTGCACGACGTCGACGGCCCGGTCGGGCGCGCCGAGCAGTCGCTCACGCTGCGCCCGCGGACCTGA
- a CDS encoding MFS transporter produces the protein MSSTVPRPETRLDRVGIPHSLRWGFLAVLIFMTGNGVESNFIEPHMVHALGDNTANIVAVIISMYSLAVLIGSYLSGALSDLFGPRRIMLLGFIVWIVFEALFLASLSIASVPLIFITYFLRGFGYPLFAFSFLVWINAVAPYSRNGTAVGWFYVMFTGGLPTLGSLIAVFTIPAFTGGYTGETWSMVLSSFLVLAGFLVAWFGVHEPHGSRRLAPKEDSASKVIFSGVLLTGREPKILMGFLIRLINTAPQYGMFIVLPTVIADQLGWGQSRWLTMTVVVYASNIIVNAVFGYVGDKFGWVRTVRWFGIFGSSLGLLAWWYVPHLVPAGSDWGYYLSLVGGISFGVLLAGFVPMGAIMPAQTPEHKGAAMAMYTTAAGGAAFLGSAVVAIVRPWGGGVGTVWAFVVLYGAAFVMSYFLAVPKNDPDPDLETSPADAT, from the coding sequence ATGAGCTCAACTGTTCCCCGTCCCGAGACTCGTCTCGATCGAGTGGGCATTCCCCACTCGCTTCGCTGGGGATTCCTGGCAGTGCTGATCTTCATGACCGGCAACGGCGTCGAGTCGAACTTCATCGAGCCGCATATGGTGCACGCGCTCGGCGACAACACAGCCAACATCGTCGCGGTCATCATCAGCATGTACAGCCTCGCCGTGCTGATCGGCTCGTACTTGTCCGGCGCACTGTCGGACCTTTTCGGTCCACGGCGGATCATGCTGCTGGGCTTCATCGTCTGGATCGTCTTCGAGGCGTTGTTCTTGGCAAGCCTGTCGATCGCGTCGGTTCCGCTGATTTTCATCACCTACTTCCTGCGCGGGTTCGGCTACCCGTTGTTTGCCTTCTCGTTCCTGGTGTGGATCAACGCGGTTGCGCCGTACAGCCGGAACGGAACGGCGGTCGGCTGGTTCTACGTGATGTTCACGGGCGGACTTCCCACCTTGGGCTCGCTCATTGCCGTGTTCACCATTCCGGCGTTCACCGGCGGGTATACGGGTGAAACGTGGAGCATGGTGCTCTCGTCGTTCCTCGTCCTGGCCGGATTCCTGGTGGCCTGGTTCGGCGTCCATGAACCGCACGGCAGCCGGCGCCTGGCGCCGAAAGAGGACTCCGCATCAAAGGTGATCTTCTCCGGTGTCCTGCTGACCGGGCGCGAGCCGAAGATCTTGATGGGCTTCCTCATCAGGCTCATCAACACGGCACCGCAGTACGGCATGTTCATCGTGTTGCCGACGGTCATCGCCGACCAGCTCGGCTGGGGCCAAAGCCGGTGGCTGACCATGACGGTCGTCGTCTATGCGTCGAACATCATCGTGAACGCCGTGTTCGGGTACGTGGGCGACAAGTTCGGCTGGGTGCGCACCGTGCGCTGGTTCGGCATATTCGGGTCGTCCCTCGGCCTGCTTGCTTGGTGGTACGTGCCGCATCTCGTGCCGGCCGGATCGGACTGGGGCTATTATCTTTCCTTGGTCGGCGGCATCTCGTTCGGCGTCTTGCTGGCCGGATTCGTGCCAATGGGCGCGATCATGCCGGCGCAAACTCCCGAGCACAAGGGTGCGGCAATGGCCATGTACACGACTGCTGCCGGGGGCGCGGCGTTCCTGGGCTCCGCGGTTGTGGCGATCGTGCGGCCGTGGGGCGGCGGCGTCGGCACCGTGTGGGCGTTCGTTGTGCTCTACGGGGCGGCGTTCGTGATGTCGTATTTCCTGGCAGTGCCGAAGAACGATCCCGACCCCGACCTGGAGACAAGCCCCGCGGACGCAACGTAA
- a CDS encoding alcohol dehydrogenase catalytic domain-containing protein, protein MQDIPATMQAVVCHGPENYRLEELPVPTPGPGEMLLKVDGVGICASDLKCYHGAAKFWGDENRPAWAESEVVPGHEFAGTIIQADDEALTHHGVELGDRVTCEQIVPCGTCRYCRRGQYWMCAPHDMFGFKRATPGAMAEYLVVPKIALPHKISKDLPPAHAAFAEPLSCSLHGVERANIQFEDVVVVAGAGPIGLGMIAGAKSKNPMTVVALDMVDEKLELARRCGADVTVNIATQDAVTVVRDLTDGYGADVYIESTGHPSAVGQGLGLLRKLGTYVEYSVFGSDVTVDWSIISDDKELDVRGAHLGPHCWPAAIAMIESGRLPMDDICTDQFPLEDFQAALDLVGDTSGRSVKVSLLPAGAK, encoded by the coding sequence ATGCAAGACATTCCCGCCACCATGCAAGCGGTCGTATGCCACGGCCCCGAGAACTACCGGCTCGAAGAACTGCCGGTCCCCACGCCGGGGCCCGGCGAGATGCTCCTCAAAGTCGACGGCGTCGGAATTTGCGCCTCGGATTTGAAGTGCTATCACGGAGCAGCGAAATTCTGGGGTGACGAGAACCGGCCGGCGTGGGCCGAGTCCGAGGTGGTGCCGGGACACGAATTCGCCGGCACGATCATCCAGGCCGACGACGAAGCGCTGACCCACCACGGGGTCGAACTCGGCGATCGGGTGACGTGCGAGCAAATAGTCCCGTGCGGCACTTGCCGTTATTGCCGGCGCGGCCAGTACTGGATGTGCGCCCCGCACGATATGTTCGGGTTCAAACGCGCCACGCCCGGCGCGATGGCCGAGTACCTCGTCGTGCCGAAGATCGCGCTTCCGCACAAGATCAGCAAGGATCTGCCTCCTGCCCATGCGGCATTTGCCGAGCCCCTGTCGTGTTCGCTGCACGGCGTCGAGCGCGCAAACATTCAATTCGAGGACGTCGTCGTGGTGGCCGGTGCCGGCCCCATCGGCCTGGGGATGATCGCCGGAGCCAAATCGAAAAACCCGATGACTGTCGTGGCGCTCGACATGGTCGACGAGAAATTGGAGCTTGCCCGGAGGTGCGGCGCCGACGTCACCGTCAACATCGCCACGCAGGACGCCGTCACAGTCGTCCGGGACCTCACGGACGGCTACGGCGCGGACGTCTACATCGAAAGCACCGGACATCCGTCGGCTGTGGGGCAAGGCCTGGGACTGCTGCGGAAGCTGGGCACGTACGTCGAATATTCGGTCTTCGGCTCGGATGTCACAGTCGATTGGTCAATCATCAGCGACGACAAAGAACTCGATGTCCGCGGCGCCCATCTCGGCCCGCATTGCTGGCCGGCGGCGATCGCCATGATCGAATCCGGCCGGCTGCCGATGGACGACATCTGCACGGATCAGTTTCCGCTTGAGGACTTCCAGGCCGCGCTCGATCTGGTCGGCGACACGAGCGGCCGCTCGGTCAAAGTCTCGTTGCTGCCTGCGGGCGCGAAATAG
- a CDS encoding GolD/DthD family dehydrogenase: MDEQIGSEFSGRAAVVTGAASGIGNAVAKHFAERGARVAGVDLSDDVGRAVAELPGSGHIAIQADVTADDAPSGIIAEVVRRLSAADILVNSAGIVRLAKALDMDKSDWNSTMDVNLTAGFMMAQAAGREMTSRGYGRIVNLASQASVVSLDKHVAYCASKAAIVGMTRVLAAEWADTGVTVNAVSPTVVETALGKKAWAGKVGEDMKAKIPVGRFAQPDEIAGLIGYLAGESAAMVTGENVVIDGGYSIV, from the coding sequence ATGGATGAGCAGATCGGATCGGAATTCTCCGGGCGCGCGGCGGTTGTGACGGGCGCCGCAAGCGGGATCGGCAATGCCGTGGCCAAGCATTTCGCCGAGCGCGGTGCACGGGTGGCCGGCGTCGACTTGAGCGATGACGTGGGCCGGGCCGTTGCGGAACTCCCGGGATCGGGTCACATCGCCATCCAGGCCGACGTGACCGCGGACGACGCGCCGTCCGGCATCATCGCGGAGGTCGTCCGGCGGCTGTCGGCAGCTGACATTCTGGTCAACTCGGCGGGCATCGTCCGGCTGGCGAAGGCGCTCGACATGGACAAATCCGACTGGAACTCGACAATGGACGTCAATCTGACTGCCGGTTTCATGATGGCGCAGGCGGCCGGGCGGGAAATGACGAGCCGTGGCTACGGCCGCATCGTGAACCTGGCCTCGCAAGCATCGGTCGTATCGCTCGACAAGCACGTGGCGTATTGCGCCAGCAAGGCTGCCATCGTCGGGATGACGCGCGTGTTGGCCGCCGAGTGGGCCGACACCGGCGTCACGGTGAATGCGGTCTCGCCTACAGTCGTCGAGACGGCGCTGGGGAAGAAGGCCTGGGCGGGCAAGGTCGGTGAGGACATGAAGGCGAAGATCCCCGTGGGCCGCTTCGCCCAGCCGGACGAAATTGCCGGGCTGATCGGCTATTTGGCCGGAGAATCGGCGGCCATGGTGACCGGCGAGAACGTGGTCATCGACGGCGGCTACTCGATAGTGTGA
- a CDS encoding ATP-dependent Clp protease ATP-binding subunit: MPTFFGPADQGGNFEDFLARFLQGRQADAPGGPVDITKLLTRSTHELLGDAAQYAIAHGHADVDVLHVLYAMTQHEAIAGHIRTAGGSPEAVALAAEKRLPETSEGPASGNPSLTPAMQRSLFDAYRVARGYGSTYIEPEHLFLAFLFGQESSAGRVLAAEGVTPQNLAAGQQQEATGERPGAGNDSNTPTLDQFGVDLTALAESDQLDPVIGRADEIDQAVEVLARRTKNNPVLIGEAGVGKTAIVEGLAQLIAAGDVPAQLQDKRVISLDLPAMLAGTKYRGDFEERLTKAIDEITAGKGKYIVFIDEVHSVLGAGAGGDGGMDAGNILKPRLARGDLHLVGATTLAEYRKVEKDQALERRFQPIHVDEPNVEDAVQILAGLAGRYADHHGVHYTDEAVRAAVELSNRYISDRFLPDKAIDLIDQAGARLTLRRGPRVDVAALNSEIESLESAKSAAVAEENYEEASRLRDEALRVSAKIAEADTAADDGNRTVDVQQIAEVISRTTGIPAAQLTETDRARLAHLEDDLHGRVIGQDDAVTAIAKSVRRSRTGMSDENRPVGSFLFLGPTGVGKTELARALAQSLFGDEDAMTRFDMSEFGERHTVSRLVGAPPGYVGYDEAGQLTERVRRRPYSVVLLDEVEKAHPDVFNLLLQVLEDGRLTDGQGRTVDFRNTVIIMTSNLGSEFLTSQIGTIGFAPEGEDAGSTERVRSRVMGRLKETMRPEFINRIDEIVLFSKLDKAQLREIVRLQLQLTERRLHAQGFGLRVDDSAVDWIAEHGYQPEYGARPLRRVIQRELDDRIAELLVASELHESQRVEVSADGDRLAVRVARPIAA; this comes from the coding sequence ATGCCCACGTTCTTCGGTCCGGCCGATCAGGGCGGAAACTTCGAAGACTTCCTTGCCCGGTTCCTGCAGGGCCGGCAAGCCGATGCGCCGGGCGGCCCGGTCGACATCACCAAGCTCCTCACCCGCAGCACTCACGAATTGCTCGGAGACGCCGCGCAGTACGCTATCGCTCACGGCCACGCCGATGTCGACGTCCTGCACGTGCTGTACGCCATGACCCAGCACGAGGCCATCGCCGGCCACATTCGCACGGCCGGCGGCTCGCCCGAAGCCGTCGCCCTGGCCGCCGAAAAGCGCCTCCCGGAAACCTCCGAAGGCCCGGCATCGGGCAATCCGTCGCTCACACCGGCCATGCAACGATCGTTGTTCGACGCCTACCGGGTTGCCCGCGGCTATGGATCCACGTATATCGAACCGGAGCACTTGTTCTTGGCATTCCTGTTCGGTCAGGAGTCCTCGGCCGGTCGGGTCCTCGCGGCCGAAGGGGTGACGCCGCAAAACCTCGCTGCCGGACAGCAGCAAGAAGCGACCGGTGAACGGCCAGGCGCCGGCAACGACTCGAACACGCCCACTCTCGACCAGTTCGGCGTGGATCTGACGGCCTTGGCCGAGAGCGACCAACTCGATCCCGTCATCGGCCGCGCCGATGAGATCGACCAGGCCGTCGAGGTGCTGGCACGTCGTACCAAGAACAATCCGGTGCTGATCGGCGAAGCCGGTGTCGGCAAGACCGCAATCGTGGAAGGGCTCGCCCAGTTGATTGCCGCCGGCGATGTACCGGCCCAATTACAGGACAAGCGCGTCATCTCCCTCGATCTGCCGGCCATGCTGGCGGGCACCAAGTACCGCGGCGACTTCGAAGAACGACTGACGAAGGCCATTGACGAAATCACGGCAGGCAAGGGCAAATACATCGTCTTCATTGACGAGGTTCACTCGGTGCTGGGCGCCGGGGCCGGCGGTGACGGCGGAATGGATGCCGGCAATATTCTCAAGCCCCGGCTTGCCCGCGGCGACCTGCACCTGGTCGGCGCGACGACGCTCGCCGAATACCGCAAGGTCGAAAAGGATCAGGCTCTTGAACGCCGATTCCAGCCCATTCACGTCGACGAACCGAACGTCGAGGATGCGGTTCAAATCCTTGCCGGTCTCGCCGGCCGGTACGCCGACCACCACGGCGTCCACTACACCGATGAAGCAGTGCGCGCAGCCGTCGAGCTGTCGAACCGGTACATTTCGGACCGATTCCTTCCGGACAAGGCGATCGACTTGATCGACCAGGCCGGTGCACGGCTCACGTTGCGACGAGGCCCACGCGTCGACGTGGCCGCACTGAACAGCGAGATCGAGTCGCTGGAATCCGCGAAATCGGCGGCGGTGGCTGAAGAAAACTACGAAGAGGCGTCGCGGCTGCGCGACGAGGCCCTGCGCGTGAGCGCGAAAATCGCCGAGGCTGATACCGCTGCCGACGACGGGAACCGTACCGTCGACGTGCAGCAGATCGCCGAAGTCATCTCCCGGACGACGGGAATTCCGGCGGCGCAGCTGACCGAGACCGACCGTGCCCGGCTGGCGCATCTGGAAGACGATCTGCATGGCCGCGTCATTGGTCAGGACGACGCCGTCACGGCCATCGCAAAATCGGTGCGCCGCAGCCGCACCGGCATGAGTGACGAGAATCGGCCGGTCGGCTCGTTCTTGTTCCTCGGACCGACGGGCGTCGGGAAGACCGAACTGGCCCGGGCGCTCGCGCAATCCCTCTTTGGCGACGAAGACGCCATGACGCGTTTTGATATGAGCGAGTTCGGCGAGCGCCACACCGTCAGCCGCCTGGTCGGGGCCCCTCCCGGCTATGTCGGCTACGACGAGGCGGGCCAGCTGACCGAGCGTGTTCGCCGGCGTCCGTATTCGGTCGTGCTGCTCGACGAGGTTGAAAAGGCCCACCCGGACGTGTTCAACCTGCTGCTGCAGGTGCTCGAGGACGGCCGGTTGACCGATGGCCAGGGCCGCACCGTCGACTTCCGCAATACCGTCATCATCATGACGTCGAACCTCGGCTCGGAGTTCCTGACAAGCCAAATCGGCACCATCGGCTTCGCCCCAGAAGGCGAGGACGCCGGCAGCACCGAACGAGTGCGGAGCCGCGTGATGGGTCGGCTGAAGGAGACAATGCGGCCGGAATTCATCAACCGCATCGATGAGATCGTCTTGTTCAGCAAGCTCGACAAGGCGCAACTGCGTGAAATCGTGCGACTGCAGCTGCAATTGACCGAACGCCGGCTGCATGCCCAAGGGTTCGGTTTGCGGGTGGACGATTCGGCGGTGGATTGGATCGCCGAGCACGGCTATCAGCCCGAATACGGCGCACGGCCGCTCCGCCGCGTGATACAGCGCGAACTGGACGACCGGATCGCCGAGTTGCTCGTCGCTTCCGAACTGCACGAAAGCCAGCGCGTCGAGGTGAGCGCGGACGGCGACCGGCTCGCCGTCCGGGTGGCCCGTCCGATCGCTGCCTGA
- the zwf gene encoding glucose-6-phosphate dehydrogenase: protein MGRELFRRTICWLRSGQGPPLDAALEVLYAADDRGRQADLTVVGDEQSWNYADMPEYAEFPIAHPATGARPYGHTEESLPPFVIVLFGATGDLARRKLLPGLAHLELSGLAPDVRIIGSGLDDINDEQFHDLARRAVAEFGHHAMTDEAWNAFATKLSYVPQTAGADALAAAVRAAEHHLDGDAQLLHYLSVPPSAALDVITMLNDAGLVERSRVVMEKPFGTDLASARDLNAFVHRTFDEKQLFRIDHFLGKEAAQNILAFRFANGLFEPIWNRNFIDHVQIDVPETLGLENRAGFYEATGAYKDMVVTHLFQVLAFVAMEPPTALEPQSISEEKNKVFRSLLPIDPNHVVRGQFSGYRDDAAVARDSDTETFIALKCFVDNWRWAGVPFYLRTGKQLAEGQRIISIAYKEAPKSMFPPGSGVESMGPDHLTFDLADESKVSLSFYGKRPGPGMKLDKLSMQFSTEETDRAGDVLEAYERLLLDAMRGDHTLFNSAEGIESLWEKSAPLLADPPPVRPYAPGSWGPNAIHQLIAPYAWRLPFERAWREK from the coding sequence ATGGGGAGAGAATTATTCCGGCGGACTATTTGCTGGCTACGTAGCGGCCAGGGGCCGCCGCTCGATGCCGCGCTCGAGGTGCTCTACGCGGCCGATGACCGGGGCCGGCAAGCGGACCTGACGGTTGTCGGAGACGAGCAGTCGTGGAACTATGCCGATATGCCCGAATATGCCGAATTTCCCATCGCCCATCCCGCTACCGGAGCGCGCCCGTACGGGCACACGGAAGAATCGCTGCCGCCGTTCGTGATAGTGCTGTTCGGCGCCACCGGCGATTTGGCGAGGCGCAAACTGCTTCCCGGGCTGGCTCATCTGGAGCTTTCCGGGCTCGCACCCGACGTCCGGATCATCGGCAGCGGACTTGACGACATCAATGACGAGCAATTCCACGATCTTGCCCGGCGGGCGGTCGCTGAATTCGGCCATCATGCCATGACCGACGAAGCGTGGAACGCGTTCGCGACCAAACTCAGTTACGTGCCGCAAACTGCCGGTGCCGATGCGCTGGCTGCCGCGGTCCGCGCCGCCGAGCATCACCTCGATGGCGACGCGCAGCTGTTGCATTACCTCAGCGTGCCGCCCTCGGCTGCCCTCGACGTGATCACGATGCTCAATGACGCCGGACTGGTCGAGCGCTCGCGAGTCGTGATGGAGAAGCCGTTCGGCACCGACTTGGCCAGCGCGCGCGACTTGAACGCCTTCGTGCATCGGACGTTCGACGAGAAGCAGCTCTTCCGCATCGACCACTTCCTGGGGAAGGAAGCCGCACAGAACATCCTGGCGTTCCGCTTCGCCAACGGGCTCTTCGAGCCGATCTGGAACCGCAACTTCATCGATCACGTGCAGATCGACGTGCCCGAAACGCTAGGGTTGGAAAACCGGGCAGGGTTCTACGAAGCGACTGGCGCCTACAAGGACATGGTGGTCACCCACCTGTTCCAGGTATTGGCGTTCGTGGCCATGGAGCCGCCCACGGCGCTCGAGCCGCAATCAATCAGCGAGGAAAAGAACAAGGTGTTCCGTTCGCTGTTGCCGATCGACCCGAACCATGTCGTGCGCGGCCAGTTCTCCGGATATCGGGACGACGCGGCAGTCGCCCGGGATTCCGACACCGAGACCTTCATCGCCCTCAAATGTTTTGTGGACAACTGGCGCTGGGCGGGCGTGCCGTTTTATTTGCGCACCGGCAAGCAGCTGGCCGAGGGACAGCGGATCATTTCCATTGCGTACAAAGAAGCGCCAAAGAGCATGTTCCCGCCGGGATCCGGCGTCGAGTCGATGGGCCCGGACCACCTGACTTTCGACCTGGCAGACGAGTCGAAGGTGTCATTGTCGTTCTACGGCAAACGGCCGGGGCCCGGCATGAAGCTCGACAAGCTCAGCATGCAGTTCTCTACCGAAGAAACAGACCGGGCCGGCGACGTCCTCGAAGCGTACGAGCGCTTGCTTCTCGACGCCATGCGCGGCGACCACACGCTGTTCAATTCCGCGGAAGGAATAGAAAGCCTGTGGGAGAAGTCGGCGCCGCTTCTCGCCGATCCGCCGCCGGTGCGGCCGTATGCGCCGGGCTCCTGGGGGCCCAACGCCATTCACCAACTCATTGCTCCGTATGCCTGGCGGCTGCCGTTCGAGCGCGCCTGGCGCGAGAAGTGA
- a CDS encoding glycine betaine ABC transporter substrate-binding protein, producing the protein MFNRTGGAGSRPWRGAIATATLVALSLGAAGCSGNSKSNAASTSSSSSSSKSSNASSNSSKSSGSGLSPVTAHNVSLPNGTPGQGKPSVTIGDKNFPEEFLLGDLYQIALKAKGYTVTVKPNIGGSEIIDTSFKSGQIDLYPEYLGEIVSSVAKKSPQKSDVATYNAAKKFEQSHRNATLLKQTPFQDVDVLFVKTAFAKANNLKSVGDLTNVGAKGQGVTYVAQPPSRTRFAGLKGLQKAYGLTKVNFVGAPPGQQYKAINKGQGNVGDAFSTDPAFASGVNAGKYLALNDTKHIMGFQHVAPVVKQSVVKAEGPQFTKTLNWVSSLLTLKAVQTMDIAVQTHHKDASTVAQKFLEANGLNS; encoded by the coding sequence ATGTTCAACAGAACGGGCGGGGCCGGGTCGCGTCCGTGGCGGGGCGCAATTGCCACAGCGACCCTCGTCGCATTGTCACTGGGGGCCGCCGGATGCAGCGGCAACTCCAAATCCAACGCCGCATCGACGAGTAGCTCATCATCGTCGTCGAAGTCATCGAATGCGTCGTCGAATTCATCAAAGAGCAGTGGCAGCGGGTTGTCGCCGGTCACCGCGCACAACGTTTCTCTGCCCAACGGAACACCGGGACAGGGCAAGCCGTCGGTCACGATCGGCGACAAGAATTTCCCGGAAGAGTTTCTACTCGGCGACCTTTACCAAATCGCGTTGAAGGCAAAGGGGTACACGGTCACGGTGAAGCCGAATATCGGCGGATCGGAGATCATCGACACCAGCTTCAAGTCCGGGCAGATCGATCTGTACCCGGAATATTTGGGAGAGATCGTCAGCAGCGTGGCCAAGAAGAGCCCGCAAAAGAGCGACGTCGCAACATACAACGCGGCAAAGAAGTTCGAACAGTCGCACCGCAATGCCACATTGCTCAAGCAGACACCGTTCCAAGATGTTGACGTCTTGTTTGTGAAGACCGCGTTTGCCAAGGCGAACAATTTGAAGTCGGTCGGCGATCTGACGAACGTCGGCGCAAAGGGGCAAGGAGTCACTTACGTGGCCCAGCCGCCGAGCCGCACCCGGTTCGCCGGTTTGAAGGGGCTGCAAAAGGCGTACGGACTGACCAAGGTCAACTTCGTCGGAGCTCCTCCGGGCCAGCAGTACAAGGCCATCAACAAAGGCCAGGGCAACGTGGGTGACGCGTTCAGCACCGATCCGGCCTTTGCCAGCGGGGTGAACGCCGGTAAATACCTGGCGTTGAACGACACCAAGCACATCATGGGATTCCAGCATGTGGCGCCCGTCGTGAAGCAGTCGGTGGTCAAGGCGGAAGGGCCGCAATTCACGAAGACGTTGAACTGGGTGTCGTCGCTGCTGACCTTGAAAGCCGTTCAAACAATGGACATCGCCGTGCAAACGCACCACAAGGACGCGTCCACAGTCGCCCAAAAATTCCTGGAGGCCAATGGGCTCAACTCCTGA
- a CDS encoding ABC transporter permease: MHVIAAGLVVDIGTFFTQQGRMLVAEGVKQIELSALAVAIAIVIGLPIGAMVGHIHKLSFIAVNGGNVLRALPTLSIIAIGIGIYGFGLVNITVALVILALPLILTNAFVAVDGVDPGTVKAAQGMGMTGRQILLRVELPSCVPLVMAGVRTAWVYVVATAYLAAFSGYSGTLGDVIVDIGSFGLGGVLAATAVAVVIALVGELVLAGAERLLTPRGLKLAANANPG; the protein is encoded by the coding sequence GTGCACGTCATAGCGGCCGGTCTTGTAGTGGACATCGGCACGTTCTTCACCCAGCAGGGTCGGATGCTGGTAGCCGAGGGAGTGAAACAGATCGAGCTATCGGCGCTGGCCGTGGCGATCGCGATAGTCATCGGACTGCCGATCGGCGCCATGGTCGGACATATCCACAAACTGTCGTTCATCGCCGTGAACGGCGGCAACGTGTTGCGTGCCTTGCCGACCCTGTCGATCATCGCCATCGGCATTGGCATCTACGGCTTCGGTCTGGTGAACATCACCGTGGCGCTGGTGATTTTGGCATTGCCGCTGATCCTGACGAACGCCTTCGTCGCGGTTGACGGCGTGGACCCGGGAACCGTGAAAGCGGCACAGGGCATGGGGATGACCGGCCGACAAATCCTGCTGAGAGTGGAGCTGCCCAGCTGTGTGCCGCTCGTGATGGCGGGCGTGCGCACCGCATGGGTGTATGTGGTGGCCACCGCGTACCTGGCGGCGTTCTCCGGCTACTCGGGCACGCTCGGCGACGTCATCGTCGATATCGGCAGCTTCGGCTTGGGCGGCGTGCTTGCCGCGACGGCCGTGGCCGTCGTCATTGCCTTGGTCGGCGAACTCGTGCTGGCCGGCGCCGAACGACTGCTCACGCCGCGCGGACTGAAACTGGCCGCGAACGCAAATCCCGGATGA
- a CDS encoding ABC transporter permease, translating to MTSAAASIVLPAWQAGPVIPSFGSSSCTSSQTFCWSWVRTNWAGVLEPALVQHIYITVIAVVCGLIISLAAALLAYRVGWFERGFTAFSTLLYTIPSLAFFLLFVPVTGLGLMTIEIGLTGYTFLLMFRNALTGLRSVPADAIKVATGMGMTPRQVLLRVNLPLAIPSIMAGVRISAVTVISLATIAADVTPLGLGNPIFFALHTTFTTELIAAGVLAILLAFAADLVLVIVQRSITPWIRARAKG from the coding sequence GTGACCTCCGCGGCAGCGTCCATCGTTCTGCCGGCTTGGCAGGCGGGCCCTGTCATCCCGTCGTTCGGATCGTCGAGCTGTACGTCCAGCCAGACATTTTGCTGGAGTTGGGTCCGCACCAATTGGGCCGGCGTGTTGGAGCCGGCCTTGGTGCAGCACATCTACATCACCGTGATCGCCGTGGTCTGCGGCTTGATCATCTCGTTGGCCGCGGCGCTGCTGGCCTACCGCGTGGGCTGGTTCGAACGCGGCTTCACCGCGTTTTCGACATTGTTGTACACGATCCCGTCGCTGGCATTCTTCCTGCTCTTCGTGCCGGTGACGGGGTTGGGCCTGATGACCATCGAGATCGGTCTGACCGGGTACACGTTCTTGTTGATGTTCCGCAATGCGCTCACCGGTCTGCGATCGGTGCCGGCCGATGCCATCAAGGTGGCCACCGGAATGGGCATGACCCCGCGACAGGTGCTATTGCGCGTCAATCTGCCGTTGGCGATCCCGTCGATCATGGCCGGCGTGCGGATCTCGGCGGTGACGGTGATTTCGCTGGCTACCATCGCCGCCGACGTCACGCCGCTGGGTCTTGGCAATCCGATCTTCTTTGCACTGCACACCACGTTCACCACCGAGCTGATCGCCGCGGGCGTCCTTGCCATTTTGTTGGCGTTCGCCGCCGACCTGGTGTTGGTGATCGTGCAGCGCTCAATCACCCCGTGGATACGGGCCCGGGCGAAGGGGTGA